GCAACGAGGTAGACCAGTGACCCCAGTAATGATCCGAATATAATAATATTAAAATCTACTTTTTTTACAATAAGATCAAAAGTAACTTCAACTGTTTTCAGTAGATATGGACTGTTACCAATACCTACACAGTAAATTAAGACTCCTGCCAGAATTCCAATAAAGAGTGATGAAATTATCTCTTTTGTTCTTAGAGCTAAAATGATTGTTATAACTGGTGGCAGCAAAGACAATATGCCAGCATCAAAATGTTCCATTTTTTAAGACCCGTCACAGTAGATGTAATTTAATAGTTATTAATAAAAACAAAATAAATTAGATATATTACAGATGTAAATTTTTAATAAAAAACAATTTAAGCTGTCGAAAATGGAAAGCTGTCTCAGGAGAATCCGGCAATAAATAGTATTGGGCATGAGATAAGCCTTCAAAAACAATCAACCGGACATCAACGCCTGCTTCTAAAAGTTTTTTCTGCATGCGCACGGTGTTGCTTAAAAATAAATCTCTAGTTCCAGATGTTAAAAGTGTCGGAGGGAAACCTTCAACATTACCGTAAACAGGAGAAAGCATAGGGTCTTTAAGATTATGTCCATCTGCATATACTTTTGCAGCTTCCCCGAGCCATCCATCATAACTTACAAGGACATTATCAATATGCTCATTTGTATAATAGCTGTCACCAGTGCAGCTAAGATCACTCCATGGAGTTCCCGGGGCAATAGCTCCTGGTAAAGGAAGTTTTTCCTTCTTCAACCTTAAAACTAGTGCCAGAGTCATTCCTCCACCAGTTGAAGTACCGAACACACCGATTTTTTTGGAAGAATACTTTTTTAATAATTCTTTGTAGACAGTGACGGCATCATCCAGTGCGGCTGGATACGGGTATTCGGGAGCCATTCTATAGTCAACTGAAAGAACCTTGAATCCTCCAAACCCTGACATCATAATTCCTTCTGGAATCCCAGATTTCCCCTTACCTAAAACATACCCGCCACCATGAAGGTGCAGTAAGATAAAATCATTTTTATCCGAAAACTTTTTATGAGGAGTAATTGTAAAGACAGGAACACCAGCCATATCTCCAGATTCAATTGAAACATTAAATTTCTTTATTAGCTTTGGGAGAGTAGCGGATACACTTTTATAAAAGCCATCTGAAAAATCTTTCCACTCCTGTAAATTTTTAGGATGTAGATTCCAAAAGTCTGGTGGATTTGCTGCAATCAGTGACTGCATTTTTTTGCTGACAGTTGTCGGAACAGGAAAGGATGAACATCTTCCTAAAGAAGTAAAAATTGAAAATGATAAAAATGACAAAAACAAAAAAAGAAAAGCTGTTCTAGCAAATCTCATTATGCACCTCTGGATTACGTGCTTTAAATAATCTTGATAAATCTTCAGACCGAATTTTAAAATTTTAATAAGTTACAAATTCAAGATCAGTGAATAAACAATCCTACTTTACTTTTGCCCAATTCTCTATTTTAGAACTTCAATTGATAAATAAGACTTTCAATTACAGTATCATATCTAATCAAAATTTAATAAAAATCCTACATTACCAACCCCAGTTGAGGATTCTTAAGGGGATCATCCCCTTAAGCCGCCGGAGGCATATGAGGACAGACTATGAGGTTATATTCATTTGAGATAAAATTTACTCCCACCAAAATCATTTTGCGATCTTAATAAAAATACCTGTGAGTGAAGAGTTAGCTAAAAAGCTCTTATACGATATCTTACCTTTTTAACCCTTTTTTTAAGGATTAAAATTAAATCATAAAATTAAGTATGTTATGAAAAATAGTAAAAAAAAGGTTTTTTTCACTATTTGGGGCATACCCTTTGATTTCTAACGAATAATAGATAAACTACTCTAGTTCACTGCCGGATAGGCAGCTTAGAAAGTCATTCATTTCGTATTCATACTTGATAATCAGTTCACTGCCGGATAGGCAGCTTAGAAATTGAAGCTGCATGGTTGAAACACTACCTCGGAGTTCACTGCCGGATAGGCAGCTATAGAAACTCACCAAGTTGTACAGGTATCAAATGCCTACCACCGTAGTTAATCTTTAGATTGCGGATAGTTTAGTATCTTATCCACAGTAACTATTTTGATTGTAAGTGTTCTTTCCGGAGAGTCATGAATCCAGTGGGATTTTGATGAGGTCTTTTGCTGTATACCAAGAGGAAGAAATTTACGGTTTTGATGTGTGAGATTTTATCAGAGGGCAAAAAAAAGGCCCTGAGTGAATAACTCAGGGCTTAAAAAAAAAGTCCTTGCGACGACCTACTTTCCCACTAGCTACCTAGCAGTATCATTGGCGATGGAGGGCTTAACTTCCGAGTTCGGAATGGGATCGGGTGTGGCCCCTCCTCTATGGTCGCAAGGACAAATATTTAAAAATATATAGTAAAATAGGGAAGAGAAGAAAGATAAGACTCACGATTTATTAGTACCGGTCAGCTGAGAGCTTCACAGCTCTTACACCTCCGGCCTATCAACCAGGT
This genomic window from Maridesulfovibrio bastinii DSM 16055 contains:
- a CDS encoding alpha/beta hydrolase; this encodes MRFARTAFLFLFLSFLSFSIFTSLGRCSSFPVPTTVSKKMQSLIAANPPDFWNLHPKNLQEWKDFSDGFYKSVSATLPKLIKKFNVSIESGDMAGVPVFTITPHKKFSDKNDFILLHLHGGGYVLGKGKSGIPEGIMMSGFGGFKVLSVDYRMAPEYPYPAALDDAVTVYKELLKKYSSKKIGVFGTSTGGGMTLALVLRLKKEKLPLPGAIAPGTPWSDLSCTGDSYYTNEHIDNVLVSYDGWLGEAAKVYADGHNLKDPMLSPVYGNVEGFPPTLLTSGTRDLFLSNTVRMQKKLLEAGVDVRLIVFEGLSHAQYYLLPDSPETAFHFRQLKLFFIKNLHL